In Gimesia sp., a single genomic region encodes these proteins:
- the rpsD gene encoding 30S ribosomal protein S4: MGRYTGPKGRVNRRLGALVFEDAGATRALDQRSMPPGMSQRRRKPSNYGLALIEKQKIKFYYGLRERQLRRYFDKAKRTKGNTGEALLILCERRLDNVVCRAGFAQTRPQARQGIVHSHFQLNGQTVNKPSIWVKPGDVITVRNRPNLKKLYGELVESGRPGCAWLSLDKKELAATVVTAPGSEDVSLPVDVGQVVALISR; this comes from the coding sequence ATGGGTCGTTACACAGGACCAAAAGGACGGGTTAACCGCCGTTTAGGAGCTTTGGTTTTCGAAGACGCAGGTGCAACACGTGCACTGGACCAGCGGAGCATGCCGCCGGGAATGTCACAGCGTCGGCGGAAGCCCTCAAACTACGGTCTCGCATTAATCGAAAAGCAGAAGATCAAATTCTACTACGGTCTGCGTGAACGTCAGCTGCGTCGGTACTTCGACAAAGCCAAACGCACCAAAGGCAACACCGGGGAAGCTCTGCTGATCCTCTGCGAGCGTCGTCTCGACAATGTTGTCTGTCGGGCTGGATTTGCTCAGACTCGTCCGCAGGCGCGTCAGGGTATCGTTCACTCACACTTCCAGCTGAACGGCCAGACGGTTAACAAGCCTTCTATCTGGGTCAAACCAGGTGATGTTATTACCGTCCGCAACCGTCCCAACCTGAAGAAACTCTACGGCGAACTGGTTGAATCCGGTCGCCCCGGATGTGCCTGGTTGTCTCTGGACAAAAAAGAGCTGGCAGCAACCGTTGTCACAGCTCCCGGTTCAGAAGATGTCAGCCTGCCGGTTGACGTGGGTCAGGTCGTGGCGTTGATCTCTCGCTAA
- a CDS encoding nucleoside monophosphate kinase, with the protein MATDRRKAVLLFGAPGVGKGTQGRILGQIPGFFHLSSGDVFRSIDIESPEGQEIYKYSSRGELVPDELSIRIWKQGLDARATLSMYKPRKDILILDGIPRNVEQAKILEQYIDVLKVLHLTCSDEEEMIHRIRHRAIRENRADDANESVIRRRFEVYREESAQVLSCYPEDIVAHIDAIGSPAGVLLACLEQLVPVQDAHFRGEHTS; encoded by the coding sequence ATGGCAACGGACCGTCGAAAAGCCGTCCTGTTGTTTGGTGCTCCTGGAGTTGGTAAAGGAACTCAGGGGAGAATTTTAGGTCAGATCCCGGGCTTTTTCCATCTCTCCAGTGGAGACGTCTTTCGCTCGATCGATATCGAGTCTCCCGAAGGTCAGGAAATTTATAAATACAGTTCGCGCGGCGAACTGGTTCCTGATGAACTCAGTATCCGCATCTGGAAACAGGGACTCGATGCCCGGGCTACCCTCTCCATGTATAAGCCTCGTAAAGACATCCTCATCCTGGATGGAATTCCTCGAAATGTGGAACAGGCGAAAATCCTGGAACAATACATCGATGTACTCAAGGTGCTCCACTTAACCTGTAGTGACGAAGAAGAGATGATCCACCGCATCCGGCACCGCGCGATCCGCGAGAACCGGGCCGACGATGCCAACGAAAGTGTCATCCGTCGTCGCTTCGAAGTCTATCGTGAAGAATCAGCACAGGTTCTCAGCTGTTATCCAGAAGATATCGTCGCACACATCGATGCGATTGGTTCTCCTGCCGGCGTCTTACTCGCCTGCCTCGAACAGCTCGTCCCCGTGCAGGATGCTCACTTCCGGGGTGAACACACTTCCTGA
- a CDS encoding BPL-N domain-containing protein, with product MRSTIKFRCANFFILCLACLPITVQAEEQTAETKLVRVAVFDYPDKESNGPRNLKQFLTPANGFKYQVVRPAKIRSGVLKDFDVLIMPGGSGSKQSKALAPEGRKAVRQFVQNGGGYVGICAGAYLASSHYQWSLGVINARVWDRQHWARGAETVEIGLTPAGQQVLARGPKSYKVRYQNGPLLVPDNQQHLPGYEVLARFETEVARNGAPAGAMVGTHAIIRSKYGAGRVICYSPHPEAQDGPKSLVASGVYWAAQVD from the coding sequence ATGCGTTCTACTATTAAATTCCGTTGTGCGAATTTCTTCATCCTGTGTCTGGCCTGTCTGCCGATCACAGTTCAGGCAGAAGAACAGACAGCTGAAACGAAACTGGTTCGTGTTGCCGTGTTTGACTATCCGGACAAGGAATCAAACGGCCCGCGTAATCTGAAACAGTTCCTCACGCCGGCCAATGGTTTCAAGTATCAGGTCGTCCGGCCTGCCAAAATTCGCAGCGGCGTACTCAAAGACTTCGACGTCCTCATCATGCCCGGCGGCAGTGGCAGTAAACAGTCGAAAGCCCTGGCACCAGAAGGTCGCAAAGCCGTCCGCCAGTTTGTCCAGAACGGCGGTGGTTATGTGGGGATCTGCGCCGGGGCCTACCTCGCCTCATCGCATTACCAATGGTCGCTGGGAGTGATCAATGCCCGCGTCTGGGATCGTCAGCACTGGGCCCGCGGCGCTGAAACCGTTGAAATCGGTCTGACACCCGCCGGACAACAGGTCCTCGCCCGCGGTCCGAAAAGTTACAAAGTACGCTACCAGAACGGGCCACTGCTGGTCCCCGACAACCAGCAGCACCTCCCGGGCTACGAAGTTCTGGCGCGTTTCGAAACTGAAGTCGCCCGCAACGGCGCCCCCGCCGGTGCAATGGTGGGCACTCATGCCATCATCCGTTCCAAATACGGTGCCGGCCGTGTGATCTGTTACAGTCCTCACCCGGAAGCTCAGGATGGTCCGAAATCACTGGTCGCCTCTGGAGTCTACTGGGCAGCCCAGGTGGACTGA
- a CDS encoding PDZ domain-containing protein has product MKRFTLSLVILGMVMGTMALDVYAGGRGRSGGNFGKSRGNFSGSKRNFQSSSSKRNFQSSSFKKKFNSPSMKSTPKFNHNFSNKQINHNKFSNVHSKNTHFKPHTNMKQIQPIKKVHSGFNHKKPGSGFTRPNQKPFNGKNTLKPKPFPKPIDPGFGNGQSGKKPFDNIKPRPRPSKPFPGKPILPKPGKGHGPHGGKLAGKHHGHHNGHHHGHNHWHNHRPRFSWWWYNYCTPLRNCVPGNYQYCNYVYPTCDYVAPSGVVVEDVRWFLGLKGMMLPGKGIGVETVAENSPAAAVGLQPGMVITKCNGVVITDNEVFGQVIAQSGGVLEMELLESIEGEPLQATVQMTQLPAASF; this is encoded by the coding sequence ATGAAACGCTTCACACTCAGTTTGGTGATATTGGGCATGGTTATGGGAACAATGGCTCTGGACGTTTACGCCGGTGGTAGAGGACGCTCAGGTGGTAACTTTGGCAAATCCCGCGGTAACTTCTCTGGTTCAAAAAGAAACTTCCAGTCGTCTTCTTCAAAGAGAAACTTCCAGTCATCTTCGTTCAAGAAAAAGTTCAACTCGCCGAGCATGAAGTCGACTCCCAAATTCAATCACAATTTTTCCAACAAACAAATCAACCACAACAAGTTTTCTAACGTGCATTCGAAAAATACGCACTTCAAGCCGCATACCAACATGAAACAGATTCAGCCCATCAAGAAAGTGCATTCTGGTTTCAATCATAAGAAACCGGGCAGTGGCTTTACACGCCCCAACCAGAAGCCCTTCAATGGCAAGAACACACTGAAGCCCAAGCCATTCCCCAAACCCATCGATCCCGGATTCGGTAATGGCCAATCTGGCAAGAAACCTTTCGATAACATCAAACCTCGTCCCCGTCCCAGTAAACCGTTCCCCGGCAAACCAATTCTCCCTAAACCAGGTAAAGGACATGGACCGCATGGCGGAAAGCTCGCTGGTAAACATCATGGTCACCACAATGGACACCATCACGGTCACAACCACTGGCACAACCATCGTCCTCGCTTCTCCTGGTGGTGGTACAACTACTGCACACCACTGCGAAACTGCGTGCCCGGCAACTACCAGTACTGCAACTACGTGTATCCAACTTGTGACTATGTCGCCCCCAGCGGAGTGGTTGTGGAAGACGTTCGCTGGTTCCTCGGTTTGAAAGGAATGATGCTGCCCGGCAAAGGGATTGGTGTGGAAACAGTCGCAGAAAATTCACCTGCCGCTGCTGTTGGCCTGCAACCGGGAATGGTGATCACGAAGTGTAACGGTGTTGTCATCACCGACAACGAAGTCTTCGGCCAGGTCATCGCTCAGTCAGGTGGCGTACTGGAAATGGAACTGCTGGAATCCATCGAAGGCGAGCCCCTCCAGGCAACCGTTCAGATGACCCAGTTGCCCGCAGCCAGCTTCTAG
- a CDS encoding polysaccharide deacetylase family protein, translated as MSKKELLARALDWTGMNLLARNTPVWNGLVVLNYHRIGDRQNSLFDHDLWSASAEDFEQQVRFLTLNFDLIRIQDLDHIWKSPRGRYVLITFDDGYLDNYEWAFPLLRAYNSPATFFLTTGFLDERKIAWWDEISWMVRSSSQSNLKLAPWSEQQLSLEPTQQCQTIKILLQIYKGLSGEQTEDFMTALADATGTGRCPAEIADRVWMDWDMIREMSEAGMDIGGHTVNHPILANHPEETQKFEVQHCKQRIETELNQSISAFSYPVGAQNSFDHLTRNCLEESGYRWGFSYYGGYSSLGEHDPWDLPRIAIESENPAALFRSSVSFPQVFSQKKVYTNTDTNPAVSAE; from the coding sequence ATGAGTAAAAAAGAACTGCTGGCCAGAGCGCTCGACTGGACAGGAATGAATCTGCTCGCGCGAAATACGCCAGTCTGGAATGGTCTGGTTGTTCTGAATTACCATCGAATTGGAGACAGGCAGAACTCACTGTTCGATCACGATCTCTGGAGTGCATCTGCAGAAGATTTTGAACAACAAGTGCGATTCCTGACTCTGAATTTCGATCTGATCCGCATTCAGGATCTGGACCATATCTGGAAAAGCCCGCGAGGACGATACGTCCTCATTACATTCGATGATGGATACCTCGATAATTATGAATGGGCCTTTCCCCTGCTCCGTGCCTACAATTCACCAGCCACGTTTTTCCTGACCACCGGCTTTCTGGACGAGCGCAAGATCGCCTGGTGGGACGAAATCTCCTGGATGGTTCGCAGCTCGTCACAGAGCAATTTGAAACTGGCCCCCTGGAGTGAGCAGCAACTCTCTCTGGAACCTACTCAGCAATGTCAGACGATTAAAATACTCTTACAGATCTACAAGGGGCTGTCCGGGGAACAGACAGAGGACTTTATGACTGCCCTCGCAGACGCGACCGGCACCGGTCGCTGTCCCGCAGAAATCGCAGATCGGGTCTGGATGGACTGGGACATGATCCGCGAAATGAGTGAAGCGGGCATGGATATCGGCGGTCATACCGTCAATCACCCCATCCTGGCCAATCATCCGGAAGAAACTCAGAAATTCGAAGTCCAACACTGCAAGCAGCGCATCGAAACCGAACTCAATCAGTCGATCTCGGCGTTCAGTTATCCCGTGGGTGCCCAAAATTCGTTTGACCATCTCACGCGCAACTGTCTGGAGGAATCCGGATATCGCTGGGGATTCAGCTATTACGGCGGTTACTCGTCCCTGGGTGAGCATGATCCCTGGGACCTGCCTCGCATCGCCATTGAATCCGAAAATCCCGCGGCCCTGTTCCGGTCGTCGGTCTCTTTCCCGCAGGTCTTCAGCCAGAAGAAGGTGTACACTAACACAGACACCAATCCTGCAGTCTCAGCCGAATAA
- a CDS encoding tetratricopeptide repeat protein, translating to MASEVEIEDVTKVEAALEALTAGKLQQGERLLQEVIANTPETYENEEADGEGVAIKFWSMNEFMQYVSWMQDQGTERAVKWIGNAYPRAYYYLGFLCVKQQQYAQAIEYLDKGRSLEPENPKFLFEKAQALIHLGNKEGALALYDQVVETGPHVSQAELAMARRGRGFVLIEMGKLDDAEAAFHASLELDPESEIALSELKYIAHLRQGGPMVEDFESVETTGPDLSSCAICGKDYEQGVMITVEGRPLTICKRCERRLTKKWWQFWK from the coding sequence GTGGCAAGTGAAGTCGAAATAGAGGACGTGACTAAAGTTGAAGCGGCTCTGGAAGCGTTGACGGCGGGTAAGCTGCAACAGGGGGAGCGGCTGCTTCAGGAAGTGATTGCCAATACGCCGGAGACCTATGAAAATGAAGAGGCAGACGGGGAGGGAGTGGCGATCAAGTTCTGGAGCATGAATGAGTTCATGCAATACGTGAGCTGGATGCAGGACCAGGGAACGGAGCGGGCGGTGAAGTGGATCGGGAATGCCTATCCGCGGGCTTATTACTACCTGGGGTTCCTGTGTGTGAAACAGCAGCAGTATGCCCAGGCGATAGAGTATCTCGACAAGGGGCGCAGCCTGGAGCCGGAGAATCCGAAGTTTCTGTTCGAGAAGGCGCAGGCGCTGATTCACCTCGGGAATAAAGAGGGGGCCCTCGCATTGTATGATCAGGTGGTGGAGACCGGACCGCATGTCAGTCAGGCTGAACTGGCAATGGCACGTCGCGGGCGGGGATTCGTATTGATTGAAATGGGGAAACTGGATGATGCGGAAGCCGCCTTTCATGCTTCGCTGGAACTGGACCCCGAAAGCGAAATCGCACTCAGCGAGTTGAAGTATATCGCGCACCTGCGTCAGGGCGGACCGATGGTAGAAGACTTCGAATCGGTCGAAACGACGGGCCCCGATCTGTCGAGCTGCGCCATCTGTGGGAAGGACTATGAGCAGGGAGTGATGATTACCGTAGAAGGCCGGCCGCTGACGATCTGCAAGCGCTGTGAACGCCGACTGACAAAGAAGTGGTGGCAGTTCTGGAAGTGA
- a CDS encoding SDR family oxidoreductase, with translation MGYEISGQVGLVTGANRGIGKAILEALLKAGAAKVYAAVRDPASVSGLTEAYGDKVVPLELDLTKPETIKTAAQTASDVSLVVNNAGVLKTASALSENALESLEFEMNANVYGLIRVAQAFAPVLKANGGGALVQLNSVASIKTFPEFTTYCASKAAAYAVTQGLKDQLKEQGTLVVSVHPGPIATDMGHTAGFDEIAEPPELVADGVVAALQAGEFHVFPDSLAKEMGAAYESFAKNVIEAEMSEN, from the coding sequence ATGGGCTATGAGATCAGTGGTCAGGTGGGACTGGTAACCGGTGCGAATCGGGGGATTGGGAAAGCGATTCTGGAAGCATTACTGAAAGCTGGTGCGGCGAAAGTCTATGCTGCGGTGCGTGATCCGGCTTCGGTTTCCGGGTTGACCGAGGCATATGGGGATAAGGTGGTTCCCCTGGAGCTGGATCTGACGAAACCGGAAACGATCAAGACTGCGGCCCAGACTGCCAGTGATGTCTCACTGGTCGTGAATAATGCGGGGGTGTTGAAAACGGCTTCCGCTCTGTCTGAGAATGCACTGGAATCACTTGAATTCGAAATGAATGCCAACGTTTACGGTTTGATCCGTGTCGCACAGGCATTCGCTCCGGTACTGAAAGCCAATGGGGGCGGCGCGCTGGTGCAGCTGAATTCCGTAGCATCCATAAAAACATTTCCTGAATTCACGACTTACTGTGCCTCCAAGGCTGCTGCGTATGCGGTTACTCAGGGTTTGAAAGACCAGTTGAAGGAGCAGGGGACCCTGGTCGTCAGCGTGCATCCGGGACCGATCGCCACGGATATGGGGCATACTGCCGGCTTTGATGAAATCGCCGAGCCTCCGGAACTGGTGGCCGATGGAGTGGTTGCTGCTTTACAAGCTGGTGAGTTTCATGTCTTTCCTGATTCGCTGGCGAAAGAGATGGGAGCTGCTTACGAGAGCTTCGCGAAAAATGTGATTGAAGCCGAGATGTCTGAAAATTAA
- the nadE gene encoding NAD(+) synthase has protein sequence MSTTTSTRTFSPALLDLDCAAETERIVRWMQETVRKDMRKKGAVLGLSGGIDSSVVTALCVHAFGSDRVLGIMMPEHDTKDESLIYGQLLADHYHVESLVENISPMLQGAGCYERRDAAIKKVIPEYEPHWKSKIVLPDLLQEGGYRVFSVVVQTPDGELIKKRLPLSAYQTIVAATNFKQRCRKMMEYYHADRLNYAVPGTPNRLEYDQGFFVKNGDGAADLKPIAHLYKTQVYQLAAYLNVPELIQMRPPTTDTYSLEQSQEEFFFAVSYDKLDCCLYGLNHGYSAAEVAEGIGLPAEQVALVYSDIESKRKAGHYLHMSPQLIERVAN, from the coding sequence ATGTCGACCACAACTTCCACCCGTACTTTCAGTCCTGCTTTGTTAGATCTCGATTGTGCTGCAGAAACCGAACGCATCGTCCGCTGGATGCAGGAAACTGTCCGCAAAGATATGCGTAAAAAAGGCGCCGTTCTGGGTCTTTCCGGAGGGATCGACAGCAGCGTCGTGACCGCACTTTGTGTCCACGCCTTCGGTTCTGACCGGGTGCTGGGAATCATGATGCCCGAACACGACACAAAAGACGAAAGCCTGATCTACGGCCAGTTACTCGCCGATCATTACCATGTCGAGTCACTCGTCGAAAACATCTCCCCCATGCTGCAGGGAGCGGGCTGTTACGAACGCCGTGATGCTGCTATCAAAAAGGTCATCCCGGAATACGAACCTCACTGGAAATCCAAAATCGTGCTGCCCGACCTGCTCCAGGAAGGGGGCTACCGTGTCTTTTCCGTAGTCGTGCAGACTCCGGACGGGGAACTGATCAAGAAACGACTCCCTCTCTCGGCCTATCAGACCATTGTCGCAGCAACGAACTTCAAACAGCGCTGTCGAAAAATGATGGAATACTATCATGCAGACCGCCTGAACTACGCAGTGCCGGGTACACCGAATCGCCTCGAATACGACCAAGGCTTCTTCGTCAAAAACGGCGATGGTGCTGCAGACCTGAAACCGATCGCGCACCTTTACAAGACGCAGGTCTATCAGCTGGCAGCTTACCTGAATGTTCCGGAACTGATCCAGATGCGTCCTCCGACTACCGACACCTATTCTCTGGAACAGTCCCAGGAAGAATTCTTCTTTGCCGTCTCTTACGACAAACTGGACTGCTGCCTGTATGGCTTAAACCACGGTTATTCCGCAGCCGAAGTGGCAGAAGGCATCGGACTGCCCGCTGAACAGGTTGCACTGGTTTACAGCGACATCGAATCAAAACGCAAAGCAGGTCATTACCTGCACATGTCACCACAATTGATTGAACGTGTCGCTAACTGA
- a CDS encoding peptidase C45, with the protein MARNVTSLLRMLLLLVLISGTWSASSRACTTAVISGKATADGRPLLWKNRDTSNIHNEVVLFKEGPLRAIAVVNAGSRKSAFMGVNEAGFCLENSLSKDLGTPGKKSGMGNGRFIKHALETCETVEDFRKLLDETNKTGRRTVANFGVIDARGGAALFETGPDSYAMFDANDPQTAPNGYIVRSNFATTAQGLPALPEQRHLGKIYSAERYSQACSRLEQQRGAGITVEYLLRNLTRDLSNQQGTPHPGTVNGTQGKLPEIIQTANTISRSTTVSAAVFHGVKPGENPGLTTMWTILGNPSFSLAVPCWVDMKQVADPLEDRKGAELGEIAISLRAWSKSAEGDGIDTQALPGIWEDLWKTEDKILKLTQVFQTSRRQHGYSQGAVTRFHQKMATLAMQAMQQELQEMKQAAIDLPAPPPPRFAPVKKTIVIP; encoded by the coding sequence ATGGCTCGAAACGTGACTTCACTGCTGCGAATGCTACTGCTGCTGGTTCTGATTTCAGGAACATGGTCTGCTTCCTCCCGCGCCTGCACGACCGCTGTCATCAGTGGCAAAGCAACCGCTGACGGCCGACCACTGCTCTGGAAAAACCGGGACACCTCAAATATCCATAATGAAGTGGTCCTCTTCAAAGAGGGTCCGCTCCGCGCCATCGCCGTGGTCAATGCAGGCAGCCGAAAATCCGCATTCATGGGCGTCAACGAAGCCGGCTTCTGCCTGGAAAACTCGTTGAGCAAAGATCTCGGTACTCCCGGTAAAAAGTCTGGCATGGGCAATGGACGTTTCATCAAACATGCCCTGGAAACCTGTGAAACAGTCGAGGACTTCCGCAAACTGCTCGACGAAACCAACAAAACGGGCCGTCGCACTGTTGCCAACTTTGGTGTCATTGATGCCCGGGGTGGAGCTGCTCTCTTCGAAACCGGACCCGACAGCTACGCAATGTTTGACGCCAACGATCCCCAGACAGCCCCCAACGGCTACATCGTACGCTCAAACTTCGCCACCACCGCCCAGGGACTGCCGGCCCTTCCCGAGCAGCGTCATCTGGGAAAGATTTACTCCGCCGAACGCTATTCCCAGGCGTGCTCCCGACTCGAACAACAGCGGGGAGCTGGCATCACCGTGGAGTACCTGCTCCGCAACCTGACACGCGACCTGTCCAACCAGCAAGGCACTCCTCACCCCGGCACCGTCAACGGTACCCAGGGAAAGCTGCCTGAAATCATCCAGACCGCAAACACCATCAGCCGATCCACCACCGTGTCTGCAGCCGTCTTTCATGGCGTCAAACCCGGAGAAAATCCCGGCCTGACAACCATGTGGACCATTCTGGGCAATCCCAGTTTTTCACTGGCCGTTCCCTGTTGGGTCGATATGAAACAGGTCGCGGACCCGCTGGAAGATCGCAAGGGAGCCGAGTTGGGAGAGATCGCGATTTCCCTGCGTGCCTGGAGTAAATCAGCCGAGGGTGACGGCATCGACACCCAGGCCCTCCCCGGTATCTGGGAAGACCTCTGGAAAACAGAAGACAAAATCCTCAAGCTCACGCAAGTTTTTCAGACCAGCCGCAGACAGCACGGCTATTCACAAGGGGCCGTCACCCGCTTTCATCAGAAGATGGCGACACTCGCCATGCAGGCGATGCAACAGGAACTGCAGGAAATGAAGCAGGCCGCGATCGACCTGCCTGCTCCTCCGCCTCCCCGGTTCGCACCGGTCAAGAAAACAATCGTGATCCCCTGA
- a CDS encoding 6-bladed beta-propeller, producing MKKCLRSIAVAVVCCLAVPVMAAEKVEPVRMGSGIMTFDTVPGWGFDEQGRSVLGPTHGGVVVDKEGNIYTSARLGVFVFSPDGKVVRRFLGDEYSNIHDIEIRDEPEGEFIYGARNVAGEGIKFHAETGDIVLKLPFPKESELNLKKFAPTAITVAPNGDIILSDGYASNYIFKFDKDGKYKSHFGKKGNGLKEFNTAHGMTLDTRYNPPRLLICDRNHQPKGRLVHYDLDGNYIEEVITGLGMPTSVAIQGDYVSVPDLHGRLVILDKTNTIIAVLGNNEDPKTHRNFNVPQDQWREGIFSGTHGSYWDKEGNLYVQDWNVSGRLMKLVRVK from the coding sequence ATGAAGAAGTGCTTGCGTTCAATTGCGGTAGCTGTGGTCTGTTGTCTGGCAGTGCCGGTGATGGCGGCGGAGAAGGTCGAACCGGTACGGATGGGCAGCGGTATCATGACTTTTGATACGGTGCCCGGCTGGGGGTTTGACGAACAGGGGCGTTCCGTTTTGGGACCCACCCATGGCGGCGTGGTTGTCGACAAAGAGGGAAATATCTACACGAGTGCCAGGCTGGGCGTGTTCGTCTTCTCGCCCGACGGGAAAGTGGTACGCCGTTTTCTGGGAGATGAGTACTCTAACATTCACGATATCGAAATCCGGGATGAGCCCGAAGGGGAATTCATTTACGGTGCCCGCAACGTGGCCGGGGAAGGGATCAAGTTTCACGCCGAGACGGGAGACATCGTTCTCAAACTGCCTTTCCCGAAAGAGTCCGAACTGAACCTCAAGAAGTTTGCCCCGACCGCGATTACCGTCGCCCCCAATGGAGACATTATTCTCTCAGACGGTTACGCCAGTAATTACATCTTCAAGTTTGATAAAGATGGTAAATACAAATCCCACTTCGGTAAGAAGGGGAACGGCTTGAAGGAATTCAACACTGCACACGGGATGACGTTGGATACGCGATACAATCCGCCCCGCCTGTTGATCTGCGACCGTAACCATCAGCCCAAGGGCCGCCTGGTGCATTATGATCTGGATGGGAACTACATCGAAGAAGTAATCACCGGACTGGGCATGCCGACTTCAGTCGCGATCCAGGGAGATTACGTTTCGGTTCCGGACCTGCACGGCCGGCTGGTCATTCTGGACAAGACCAACACCATCATCGCCGTACTGGGTAACAACGAAGATCCGAAAACACATCGCAACTTCAACGTCCCTCAGGATCAGTGGCGCGAAGGCATCTTCAGCGGTACTCACGGTTCCTACTGGGACAAAGAGGGCAATCTCTACGTGCAGGACTGGAACGTTTCCGGCCGACTGATGAAGCTGGTGCGGGTGAAGTAA
- a CDS encoding sulfatase yields MAGLNWGFSLLRTKLSNTGWALLLCLITLLSLSPAKAQARPARQHPNFVIIFTDDQGYQDVGVFGSPNIKTPNLDQMAQEGVRFTDFYAAQAVCSASRVALLTGCYPNRVGIRGALGPQSKIGINSEETTIAEVVKPQGYATAIYGKWHLGHLPEFLPTRHGFDEYFGLPYSNDMWPFHPTAGKRFPDLPLIENETVINPKVTGKEQAQLTTWYTERAVSFINKHHDQPFFLYVPQSMPHVPLYVSDKFKGKSEQGLYGDVIMEIDWSVGQIRQALKENGIAENTLVIFTSDNGPWLSYGDHAGSALPLREGKGTAWDGGQREPCIMAWPGQIPAGTVCHEMAMTIDLLPTIAYLSGGKVPQDRIIDGKNIWPLMSGESGAKSPHEVLYFYWGDHLNAVRSGKWKLHFPHPYRSLKDKPGSGGTPGPYIQKKTGLALYNLKDDISESKNVADQHPEVVKRLTALGEQAREDLGDSGTKRKGKNNRQPGRVD; encoded by the coding sequence ATGGCCGGTTTGAACTGGGGTTTTTCTTTACTGCGAACGAAACTCTCAAATACCGGCTGGGCCCTGCTGCTCTGCCTGATCACATTGCTGAGCCTGTCGCCCGCAAAAGCACAGGCGCGGCCGGCCCGCCAGCATCCGAACTTTGTGATCATCTTTACCGACGATCAGGGCTACCAGGATGTCGGCGTCTTCGGCTCCCCGAACATTAAAACTCCCAATCTTGACCAGATGGCCCAGGAGGGAGTTCGCTTTACCGACTTCTACGCTGCCCAGGCCGTCTGTTCCGCCTCACGGGTTGCCCTGCTCACCGGATGTTATCCCAATCGCGTCGGCATTCGCGGCGCACTGGGACCACAGTCCAAGATCGGCATCAACTCAGAAGAAACCACAATCGCGGAAGTCGTCAAGCCACAAGGCTACGCCACCGCAATCTACGGCAAATGGCACCTGGGACATCTCCCCGAATTCCTGCCAACCCGCCACGGCTTCGACGAGTATTTCGGACTCCCCTACTCAAACGATATGTGGCCGTTCCACCCGACAGCGGGAAAGCGGTTCCCTGACCTGCCCCTGATCGAAAATGAAACCGTCATCAACCCCAAAGTGACCGGCAAAGAACAGGCTCAGCTCACGACCTGGTACACGGAACGTGCCGTCTCGTTTATCAACAAACACCATGACCAGCCCTTCTTCCTGTACGTCCCGCAGTCCATGCCTCACGTGCCCCTGTATGTCAGCGACAAGTTCAAAGGCAAATCAGAACAGGGCCTGTATGGCGACGTGATCATGGAAATCGACTGGTCCGTCGGCCAGATCCGTCAGGCACTCAAAGAAAACGGCATCGCAGAAAACACCCTGGTGATCTTCACCTCCGATAACGGTCCCTGGCTCTCCTATGGAGACCATGCTGGCTCGGCGCTCCCCCTGCGGGAAGGTAAAGGCACCGCCTGGGATGGCGGCCAACGCGAACCCTGCATCATGGCCTGGCCCGGACAGATTCCGGCAGGCACTGTCTGTCACGAGATGGCAATGACCATCGATCTTCTGCCCACCATCGCCTACCTCTCCGGCGGCAAGGTGCCTCAAGACCGCATCATCGACGGCAAAAACATCTGGCCCCTCATGAGTGGAGAATCAGGAGCTAAATCCCCCCACGAGGTGCTCTACTTCTACTGGGGCGATCACCTGAATGCGGTTCGCAGCGGCAAATGGAAACTGCACTTCCCGCATCCTTACCGCAGCCTGAAAGACAAACCCGGCTCCGGCGGTACACCCGGCCCCTACATTCAGAAGAAAACCGGCCTGGCACTCTATAACCTGAAAGACGACATCAGCGAAAGCAAAAACGTCGCTGATCAGCATCCTGAAGTCGTCAAACGCCTCACTGCTCTGGGAGAACAGGCCCGCGAAGACCTCGGCGACTCCGGCACAAAACGCAAAGGCAAAAACAACCGCCAGCCCGGCCGGGTTGATTGA